A stretch of Buteo buteo chromosome 9, bButBut1.hap1.1, whole genome shotgun sequence DNA encodes these proteins:
- the CDC27 gene encoding cell division cycle protein 27 homolog isoform X5, with protein sequence MEFGDSACFTLSLLGHVYCKTDRLAKGSECYQKSLSLNPFLWSPFESLCEIGEKPDPDQTFKLTSLQNFSSCLPNTCTTLVSNHNISHRQPETVLMETPQDTIELNRINLESSNSKYSSLNTDSSMSYIDSAVISPDAVPLGSGTAILSKQAQNKPKTGRSLLGGPAALSPLTPSFGILPLETPSPGDGSYLQNYTNSSSVIDVPSTGAPSKKKLCVMQTVSRISQAGTKSVFSQSGNSREVTPILVAQTQSSGPQTSTTPQVLSPTIAAPPNALPRRSSRLFTSDSSTTKENSKKLKMKFPPKIPNRKTKSKTNKGGITQPNLNDSLEITKLDSSIISEGKISTVAPQIQAFTLQKAAAEGLMSLLRDMGKGYLALCSYNCKEAINILSHLPSHHYNTGWVLCQIGRAYFELAEYMQAERIFSEVRRIENYRVEGMEIYSTTLWHLQKDVALSVLSKDLTDMDKNSPEAWCAAGNCFSLQREHDIAIKFFQRAIQVDPNYAYAYTLLGHEFVLTEELDKALACFRNAIRVNPRHYNAWYGLGMIYYKQEKFSLAEMHFQKALDINPQSSVLLCHIGVVQHALKKSEKALDTLNKAINIDPKNPLCKFHRASVLFANEKYKSALQELEELKQIVPKESLVYFLIGKVYKKLGQTHLALMNFSWAMDLDPKGANNQIKEAIDKRYLPDDEEPITQEEQISECYPYESVGTDESQESSMTDADDTQLHAVESDEF encoded by the exons ATGGAGTTTGGTGACTCTGCATGCTTTACACTCTCCTTACTGGGACATGTCTACTG CAAGACAGACCGGCTTGCCAAAGGATCAGAATGTTACCAAAAGAGCCTTAGTTTAAATCCTTTCCTCTGGTCCCCTTTTGAATCGCTATGTGAAATAG GTGAAAAACCAGACCCTGACcaaacatttaaattaacatCTTTACAGAACTTCAGCAGCTGTCTGCCTAACACTTGCACAACATTGGTATCTAATCACAATATATCCCATAGACAGCCTGAGACTGTCCTTATGGAAACGCCGCAAGACACAATT GAGTTGAACAGAATCAACCTAGAATCCTCCAATTCAAAATATTCCTCCTTGAACACAGATTCTTCTATGTCTTACATTGACTCAGCTGTAATTTCACCAGATGCTGTCCCTCTTGGGTCAGGAACTGCCATATTGTCTAAACAGGctcaaaataaaccaaaaactGGGCGGAGTTTACTGGGAGGACCTGCGGCTTTGAGCCCACTAACTCCAAG CTTTGGAATTTTGCCACTAGAAACCCCAAGCCCTGGAGATGGATCGTATTTACAAAACTACACGAACTCTTCTTCTGTAATTGATGTGCCATCCACAGGAGCACCTTCAAAGAAG AAACTTTGTGTTATGCAGACTGTCAGCAGGATAAGCCAAGCTGGAACAAAATCTGTCTTCTCACAGAGCGGAAATAGCCGGGAAGTCACTCCAATTCTTGTTGCACAAACACAGAGCTCTGGTCCACAGACAAG tacAACACCTCAGGTATTGAGCCCAACAATTGCTGCTCCACCAAACGCACTGCCTCGAAGAAGCTCTCGCCTATTTACTAGTGATAGCTCTACAACAAAG gaaaatagcaaaaaattaaaaatgaagtttccACCTAAGattccaaacagaaaaacaaagagtaAAACAAATAAGGGAGGAATAACTCAACCAAACTTAAATGACAGTTTGGAAATTACCAAGCTGGACTCTTCCAtcatttcagaagggaaaatttCCACTGTTGCGCCACAGATCCAGGCTTTTACACtacagaaggcagcagcag AAGGTTTGATGAGCCTTCTTCGTGACATGGGGAAAGGTTATTTAGCCTTGTGTTCATACAACTGTAAAGAAGCgataaatattttaagccaTTTACCATCCCACCACTACAACACTGGCTGGGTGCTGTGCCAAATTGGGAGAGCTTACTTCGAACTTGCAGAATATATGCAG gctgagagaatattttcagaagtaagGCGGATTGAAAACTACAGAGTAGAAGGCATGGAGATCTATTCGACTACGCTGTGGCATCTGCAGAAAGATGTTGctctttcagttctttcaaaGGATTTGACGGACATGGATAAAAATTCACCAGAG GCATGGTGTGCTGCAGGAAACTGTTTCAGCTTGCAACGAGAGCATGACATTGCAATCAAGTTCTTCCAGAGAGCCATTCAAGTTGATCCAAACTATGCTTATGCCTACACCCTGTTGGGGCATGAATTTGTGTTAACAGAAGAACTAGACAAAGCATTAGCTTGTTTTAGAAATGCAATCAGAGTCAATCCTAGACACTATAATGCATG GTATGGGTTGGGAATGATTTattacaaacaggaaaaattcaGTCTAGCAGAAATGCATTTCCAGAAAGCACTTGATATCAATCCTCAGAGCTCAGTCTTATTGTGTCACATTGGAGTA GTCCAGCATGcactgaaaaaatctgaaaaggcTTTGGATACTTTAAACAAAGCTATTAACATTGACCCCAAGAACCCACTATGCAAATTCCATAGAGCTTCTGTattatttgcaaatgaaaaatacaag tctgCTTTACAAGAACTTGAAGAACTGAAACAGATTGTTCCCAAAGAGTCTcttgtttactttttaataggAAAG gtttATAAAAAACTGGGTCAAACACATTTGGCCCTAATGAATTTCTCGTGGGCAATGGACTTAGATCCCAAAGGAGCCAATAACCAGATTAAAGAGGCCATTGATAAACGTTACCTTCCAGATGATGAAGAACCAATAACTCAAGAAGAGCAAATCAGTGAATGTTACCCCTATGAATCAG ttggCACAGACGAATCCCAAGAGAGCAGCATGACGGATGCAGATGACACACAGCTCCACGCAGTTGAAAGTGATGAATTTTAA
- the CDC27 gene encoding cell division cycle protein 27 homolog isoform X4: MTVLQEPVQAAIWQALNHYAYRDAVFLAERLYAEVHSEEALFLLATCYYRSGKAYKAYRLLKGHSCTTPQCKYLLAKCCVDLSKLAEGEQILSGGVLNKQKSHDDIVMEFGDSACFTLSLLGHVYCKTDRLAKGSECYQKSLSLNPFLWSPFESLCEIGEKPDPDQTFKLTSLQNFSSCLPNTCTTLVSNHNISHRQPETVLMETPQDTIELNRINLESSNSKYSSLNTDSSMSYIDSAVISPDAVPLGSGTAILSKQAQNKPKTGRSLLGGPAALSPLTPSFGILPLETPSPGDGSYLQNYTNSSSVIDVPSTGAPSKKTVSRISQAGTKSVFSQSGNSREVTPILVAQTQSSGPQTSTTPQVLSPTIAAPPNALPRRSSRLFTSDSSTTKENSKKLKMKFPPKIPNRKTKSKTNKGGITQPNLNDSLEITKLDSSIISEGKISTVAPQIQAFTLQKAAAGLMSLLRDMGKGYLALCSYNCKEAINILSHLPSHHYNTGWVLCQIGRAYFELAEYMQAERIFSEVRRIENYRVEGMEIYSTTLWHLQKDVALSVLSKDLTDMDKNSPEAWCAAGNCFSLQREHDIAIKFFQRAIQVDPNYAYAYTLLGHEFVLTEELDKALACFRNAIRVNPRHYNAWYGLGMIYYKQEKFSLAEMHFQKALDINPQSSVLLCHIGVVQHALKKSEKALDTLNKAINIDPKNPLCKFHRASVLFANEKYKSALQELEELKQIVPKESLVYFLIGKVYKKLGQTHLALMNFSWAMDLDPKGANNQIKEAIDKRYLPDDEEPITQEEQISECYPYESVGTDESQESSMTDADDTQLHAVESDEF; this comes from the exons ATGACGGTGCTGCAGGAACCCGTCCAG GCTGCTATATGGCAAGCACTTAACCACTATGCTTACCGCGATGCAGTGTTCCTTGCAGAAAGATTATATGCAGAAG tacATTCAGAAGAAGCACTGTTTTTACTGGCGACATGTTACTACCGCTCAGGAAAGGCCTATAAAGCATACAGGCTCCTAAAGGGACACAGCTGTACTACCCCACAATGTAAATACCTGCTTGCAAAATGTTGTGTTGACCTCAGCAA gcttgcAGAAGGAGAGCAGATCTTATCTGGTGGAGTGttgaataaacagaaaagccaTGATGACATTGTTATGGAGTTTGGTGACTCTGCATGCTTTACACTCTCCTTACTGGGACATGTCTACTG CAAGACAGACCGGCTTGCCAAAGGATCAGAATGTTACCAAAAGAGCCTTAGTTTAAATCCTTTCCTCTGGTCCCCTTTTGAATCGCTATGTGAAATAG GTGAAAAACCAGACCCTGACcaaacatttaaattaacatCTTTACAGAACTTCAGCAGCTGTCTGCCTAACACTTGCACAACATTGGTATCTAATCACAATATATCCCATAGACAGCCTGAGACTGTCCTTATGGAAACGCCGCAAGACACAATT GAGTTGAACAGAATCAACCTAGAATCCTCCAATTCAAAATATTCCTCCTTGAACACAGATTCTTCTATGTCTTACATTGACTCAGCTGTAATTTCACCAGATGCTGTCCCTCTTGGGTCAGGAACTGCCATATTGTCTAAACAGGctcaaaataaaccaaaaactGGGCGGAGTTTACTGGGAGGACCTGCGGCTTTGAGCCCACTAACTCCAAG CTTTGGAATTTTGCCACTAGAAACCCCAAGCCCTGGAGATGGATCGTATTTACAAAACTACACGAACTCTTCTTCTGTAATTGATGTGCCATCCACAGGAGCACCTTCAAAGAAG ACTGTCAGCAGGATAAGCCAAGCTGGAACAAAATCTGTCTTCTCACAGAGCGGAAATAGCCGGGAAGTCACTCCAATTCTTGTTGCACAAACACAGAGCTCTGGTCCACAGACAAG tacAACACCTCAGGTATTGAGCCCAACAATTGCTGCTCCACCAAACGCACTGCCTCGAAGAAGCTCTCGCCTATTTACTAGTGATAGCTCTACAACAAAG gaaaatagcaaaaaattaaaaatgaagtttccACCTAAGattccaaacagaaaaacaaagagtaAAACAAATAAGGGAGGAATAACTCAACCAAACTTAAATGACAGTTTGGAAATTACCAAGCTGGACTCTTCCAtcatttcagaagggaaaatttCCACTGTTGCGCCACAGATCCAGGCTTTTACACtacagaaggcagcagcag GTTTGATGAGCCTTCTTCGTGACATGGGGAAAGGTTATTTAGCCTTGTGTTCATACAACTGTAAAGAAGCgataaatattttaagccaTTTACCATCCCACCACTACAACACTGGCTGGGTGCTGTGCCAAATTGGGAGAGCTTACTTCGAACTTGCAGAATATATGCAG gctgagagaatattttcagaagtaagGCGGATTGAAAACTACAGAGTAGAAGGCATGGAGATCTATTCGACTACGCTGTGGCATCTGCAGAAAGATGTTGctctttcagttctttcaaaGGATTTGACGGACATGGATAAAAATTCACCAGAG GCATGGTGTGCTGCAGGAAACTGTTTCAGCTTGCAACGAGAGCATGACATTGCAATCAAGTTCTTCCAGAGAGCCATTCAAGTTGATCCAAACTATGCTTATGCCTACACCCTGTTGGGGCATGAATTTGTGTTAACAGAAGAACTAGACAAAGCATTAGCTTGTTTTAGAAATGCAATCAGAGTCAATCCTAGACACTATAATGCATG GTATGGGTTGGGAATGATTTattacaaacaggaaaaattcaGTCTAGCAGAAATGCATTTCCAGAAAGCACTTGATATCAATCCTCAGAGCTCAGTCTTATTGTGTCACATTGGAGTA GTCCAGCATGcactgaaaaaatctgaaaaggcTTTGGATACTTTAAACAAAGCTATTAACATTGACCCCAAGAACCCACTATGCAAATTCCATAGAGCTTCTGTattatttgcaaatgaaaaatacaag tctgCTTTACAAGAACTTGAAGAACTGAAACAGATTGTTCCCAAAGAGTCTcttgtttactttttaataggAAAG gtttATAAAAAACTGGGTCAAACACATTTGGCCCTAATGAATTTCTCGTGGGCAATGGACTTAGATCCCAAAGGAGCCAATAACCAGATTAAAGAGGCCATTGATAAACGTTACCTTCCAGATGATGAAGAACCAATAACTCAAGAAGAGCAAATCAGTGAATGTTACCCCTATGAATCAG ttggCACAGACGAATCCCAAGAGAGCAGCATGACGGATGCAGATGACACACAGCTCCACGCAGTTGAAAGTGATGAATTTTAA
- the CDC27 gene encoding cell division cycle protein 27 homolog isoform X3 yields MTVLQEPVQAAIWQALNHYAYRDAVFLAERLYAEVHSEEALFLLATCYYRSGKAYKAYRLLKGHSCTTPQCKYLLAKCCVDLSKLAEGEQILSGGVLNKQKSHDDIVMEFGDSACFTLSLLGHVYCKTDRLAKGSECYQKSLSLNPFLWSPFESLCEIGEKPDPDQTFKLTSLQNFSSCLPNTCTTLVSNHNISHRQPETVLMETPQDTIELNRINLESSNSKYSSLNTDSSMSYIDSAVISPDAVPLGSGTAILSKQAQNKPKTGRSLLGGPAALSPLTPSFGILPLETPSPGDGSYLQNYTNSSSVIDVPSTGAPSKKTVSRISQAGTKSVFSQSGNSREVTPILVAQTQSSGPQTSTTPQVLSPTIAAPPNALPRRSSRLFTSDSSTTKENSKKLKMKFPPKIPNRKTKSKTNKGGITQPNLNDSLEITKLDSSIISEGKISTVAPQIQAFTLQKAAAEGLMSLLRDMGKGYLALCSYNCKEAINILSHLPSHHYNTGWVLCQIGRAYFELAEYMQAERIFSEVRRIENYRVEGMEIYSTTLWHLQKDVALSVLSKDLTDMDKNSPEAWCAAGNCFSLQREHDIAIKFFQRAIQVDPNYAYAYTLLGHEFVLTEELDKALACFRNAIRVNPRHYNAWYGLGMIYYKQEKFSLAEMHFQKALDINPQSSVLLCHIGVVQHALKKSEKALDTLNKAINIDPKNPLCKFHRASVLFANEKYKSALQELEELKQIVPKESLVYFLIGKVYKKLGQTHLALMNFSWAMDLDPKGANNQIKEAIDKRYLPDDEEPITQEEQISECYPYESVGTDESQESSMTDADDTQLHAVESDEF; encoded by the exons ATGACGGTGCTGCAGGAACCCGTCCAG GCTGCTATATGGCAAGCACTTAACCACTATGCTTACCGCGATGCAGTGTTCCTTGCAGAAAGATTATATGCAGAAG tacATTCAGAAGAAGCACTGTTTTTACTGGCGACATGTTACTACCGCTCAGGAAAGGCCTATAAAGCATACAGGCTCCTAAAGGGACACAGCTGTACTACCCCACAATGTAAATACCTGCTTGCAAAATGTTGTGTTGACCTCAGCAA gcttgcAGAAGGAGAGCAGATCTTATCTGGTGGAGTGttgaataaacagaaaagccaTGATGACATTGTTATGGAGTTTGGTGACTCTGCATGCTTTACACTCTCCTTACTGGGACATGTCTACTG CAAGACAGACCGGCTTGCCAAAGGATCAGAATGTTACCAAAAGAGCCTTAGTTTAAATCCTTTCCTCTGGTCCCCTTTTGAATCGCTATGTGAAATAG GTGAAAAACCAGACCCTGACcaaacatttaaattaacatCTTTACAGAACTTCAGCAGCTGTCTGCCTAACACTTGCACAACATTGGTATCTAATCACAATATATCCCATAGACAGCCTGAGACTGTCCTTATGGAAACGCCGCAAGACACAATT GAGTTGAACAGAATCAACCTAGAATCCTCCAATTCAAAATATTCCTCCTTGAACACAGATTCTTCTATGTCTTACATTGACTCAGCTGTAATTTCACCAGATGCTGTCCCTCTTGGGTCAGGAACTGCCATATTGTCTAAACAGGctcaaaataaaccaaaaactGGGCGGAGTTTACTGGGAGGACCTGCGGCTTTGAGCCCACTAACTCCAAG CTTTGGAATTTTGCCACTAGAAACCCCAAGCCCTGGAGATGGATCGTATTTACAAAACTACACGAACTCTTCTTCTGTAATTGATGTGCCATCCACAGGAGCACCTTCAAAGAAG ACTGTCAGCAGGATAAGCCAAGCTGGAACAAAATCTGTCTTCTCACAGAGCGGAAATAGCCGGGAAGTCACTCCAATTCTTGTTGCACAAACACAGAGCTCTGGTCCACAGACAAG tacAACACCTCAGGTATTGAGCCCAACAATTGCTGCTCCACCAAACGCACTGCCTCGAAGAAGCTCTCGCCTATTTACTAGTGATAGCTCTACAACAAAG gaaaatagcaaaaaattaaaaatgaagtttccACCTAAGattccaaacagaaaaacaaagagtaAAACAAATAAGGGAGGAATAACTCAACCAAACTTAAATGACAGTTTGGAAATTACCAAGCTGGACTCTTCCAtcatttcagaagggaaaatttCCACTGTTGCGCCACAGATCCAGGCTTTTACACtacagaaggcagcagcag AAGGTTTGATGAGCCTTCTTCGTGACATGGGGAAAGGTTATTTAGCCTTGTGTTCATACAACTGTAAAGAAGCgataaatattttaagccaTTTACCATCCCACCACTACAACACTGGCTGGGTGCTGTGCCAAATTGGGAGAGCTTACTTCGAACTTGCAGAATATATGCAG gctgagagaatattttcagaagtaagGCGGATTGAAAACTACAGAGTAGAAGGCATGGAGATCTATTCGACTACGCTGTGGCATCTGCAGAAAGATGTTGctctttcagttctttcaaaGGATTTGACGGACATGGATAAAAATTCACCAGAG GCATGGTGTGCTGCAGGAAACTGTTTCAGCTTGCAACGAGAGCATGACATTGCAATCAAGTTCTTCCAGAGAGCCATTCAAGTTGATCCAAACTATGCTTATGCCTACACCCTGTTGGGGCATGAATTTGTGTTAACAGAAGAACTAGACAAAGCATTAGCTTGTTTTAGAAATGCAATCAGAGTCAATCCTAGACACTATAATGCATG GTATGGGTTGGGAATGATTTattacaaacaggaaaaattcaGTCTAGCAGAAATGCATTTCCAGAAAGCACTTGATATCAATCCTCAGAGCTCAGTCTTATTGTGTCACATTGGAGTA GTCCAGCATGcactgaaaaaatctgaaaaggcTTTGGATACTTTAAACAAAGCTATTAACATTGACCCCAAGAACCCACTATGCAAATTCCATAGAGCTTCTGTattatttgcaaatgaaaaatacaag tctgCTTTACAAGAACTTGAAGAACTGAAACAGATTGTTCCCAAAGAGTCTcttgtttactttttaataggAAAG gtttATAAAAAACTGGGTCAAACACATTTGGCCCTAATGAATTTCTCGTGGGCAATGGACTTAGATCCCAAAGGAGCCAATAACCAGATTAAAGAGGCCATTGATAAACGTTACCTTCCAGATGATGAAGAACCAATAACTCAAGAAGAGCAAATCAGTGAATGTTACCCCTATGAATCAG ttggCACAGACGAATCCCAAGAGAGCAGCATGACGGATGCAGATGACACACAGCTCCACGCAGTTGAAAGTGATGAATTTTAA